Proteins from a genomic interval of Perognathus longimembris pacificus isolate PPM17 unplaced genomic scaffold, ASM2315922v1 HiC_scaffold_5931, whole genome shotgun sequence:
- the LOC125345579 gene encoding beta-defensin 43-like: protein MRVLFSFLGLLAFFSMIPPARSFLFKAGCSTRYYSCRMKCNAYEYSVRYFDDWSICCKTKKSEIKKRKGQLCSLRIPGK, encoded by the exons ATGAGAGTCCTGTTCTCCTTCCTGGGGCTCCTGGCCTTCTTCTCCATGATTCCTCCAG CCAGAAGcttccttttcaaagctggctGTTCCACAAGATATTACAGCTGCAGGATGAAGTGCAATGCCTACGAATATTCAGTGAGATATTTTGATGACTGGAGCATCTGCTGTAAGACCAAGAAATcggaaattaagaaaagaaaaggccaacTATGTTCTCTTCGGATtccaggaaaataa